A window of the Desulforapulum autotrophicum HRM2 genome harbors these coding sequences:
- a CDS encoding UbiA family prenyltransferase, translating into MSFYDALIPEKLQFFFALSRTHHGVLDMMAPVFAALVYLGHFPAPGIVLAGIITVFSGYTAVYALNDIAGYRDDKKNIHPADKKGTDLDSILIRHPLAQGVISLKSAALWAGFWSVVAVLGAYYLNPACILIFLGGALLEVIYCFLLKITYLRIVVNGFVKAAGPVAGVFAVDKSPDALFVCLIFVFFFLWEAGGQNIPNDYTDIEEDRQINAKTLPLVFGRDMASFLIVGLLAAAFCVMAAVFLLSPVDFRWFSYLVFGAGSLFLLLLPAQKLRKTGENQAAMALFNKASYYPFFLLCVVLMSLFL; encoded by the coding sequence ATGTCCTTTTATGACGCACTGATTCCGGAAAAACTTCAATTCTTTTTTGCGCTTTCACGGACCCATCATGGCGTGCTCGATATGATGGCACCTGTTTTTGCGGCCCTGGTTTACCTTGGGCATTTTCCTGCTCCCGGGATTGTCCTGGCAGGGATTATCACTGTTTTTTCCGGGTATACCGCTGTTTATGCACTCAATGACATTGCCGGATACAGGGACGATAAAAAAAACATCCACCCTGCGGACAAAAAAGGAACCGACCTGGACTCGATCCTGATTCGCCATCCCCTTGCCCAGGGCGTAATCAGCCTGAAATCCGCTGCGCTATGGGCCGGTTTCTGGTCTGTTGTGGCGGTGCTGGGAGCCTATTATTTAAACCCGGCCTGCATTCTGATCTTTCTGGGTGGCGCCCTGCTCGAAGTTATTTACTGCTTTTTGTTGAAAATCACCTATCTCAGGATTGTCGTCAACGGGTTTGTAAAAGCCGCCGGTCCTGTTGCCGGTGTCTTTGCCGTGGACAAAAGTCCCGATGCCCTGTTTGTCTGTTTGATTTTTGTCTTCTTTTTCCTGTGGGAAGCCGGGGGTCAGAATATCCCCAACGATTATACCGATATAGAGGAAGACCGGCAGATAAATGCAAAAACCCTCCCCCTTGTGTTTGGACGTGATATGGCAAGTTTTCTGATCGTGGGGCTGCTGGCTGCCGCTTTCTGTGTCATGGCAGCCGTGTTCCTTTTATCTCCGGTTGATTTCAGATGGTTCTCATATCTGGTTTTCGGGGCAGGCTCTTTGTTCCTGTTGCTTCTGCCGGCACAAAAGCTTCGGAAAACCGGTGAAAATCAAGCTGCAATGGCCCTTTTTAACAAGGCAAGTTATTATCCGTTTTTTCTTTTGTGTGTGGTGTTGATGAGTTTGTTTTTGTAA
- a CDS encoding nitrous oxide reductase accessory protein NosL, giving the protein MKPIKRRQFLKTISLTPLSLAVFLPGVNAMDCKVLHPLMPPQNEFQGQCPICGMVRPMWARTWITFKPYQGVDQVCSFHCLADWIIKTGESPTDVMLSVYHEPGKMIPAGEAFIVMGSTAAGTMSPVSKIVFDDKAKAVEFAKQCGGEVLDFPNALAAAKSSVLKENKMVKERQIKKGKIVEPSPTDRCPVCNMFPARYPHGKSQLQLKNGKTFHFCSTQCLFAFLGNQSLYLEKPVEPFLIWVVDRNSGIWTSGRTAFYVIGSSKIFGPMGYEAFPFNSMGEATQFAAENGGMVAGYGEVTIEKIVPGWRYPLEVIKIAE; this is encoded by the coding sequence ATGAAACCGATCAAACGCCGCCAGTTTTTAAAAACCATCTCATTAACTCCCCTGTCCCTGGCCGTATTTCTCCCTGGTGTGAATGCAATGGACTGCAAGGTGCTCCATCCTTTGATGCCGCCGCAAAATGAATTCCAGGGGCAATGCCCGATTTGCGGCATGGTCCGGCCAATGTGGGCGCGAACCTGGATTACGTTTAAACCTTACCAGGGGGTGGATCAGGTCTGTTCGTTCCATTGCCTGGCCGACTGGATTATTAAAACAGGTGAAAGTCCTACTGATGTTATGCTCTCGGTCTACCACGAACCCGGCAAGATGATACCGGCAGGCGAGGCGTTTATCGTCATGGGGTCGACCGCAGCAGGCACCATGAGCCCGGTATCAAAAATCGTGTTTGACGATAAGGCCAAAGCGGTCGAATTTGCCAAACAATGCGGCGGTGAGGTCCTTGATTTTCCAAACGCCCTTGCAGCGGCCAAATCCAGCGTTCTAAAAGAGAACAAGATGGTCAAGGAACGGCAGATTAAAAAGGGTAAAATCGTTGAACCCTCCCCAACCGACCGATGCCCGGTCTGCAATATGTTTCCGGCCCGCTATCCCCATGGTAAATCCCAACTGCAATTAAAGAACGGAAAAACCTTTCACTTCTGCTCGACCCAGTGTCTGTTCGCCTTTCTGGGCAATCAGTCCCTGTATTTAGAAAAGCCTGTGGAACCCTTCCTGATCTGGGTGGTGGATCGCAATTCCGGCATATGGACCAGTGGGCGGACCGCATTTTATGTGATCGGATCTTCAAAGATCTTCGGCCCCATGGGGTATGAGGCGTTTCCCTTTAACTCAATGGGCGAAGCAACACAATTTGCGGCTGAAAACGGCGGCATGGTTGCAGGCTATGGTGAGGTCACCATTGAAAAGATTGTCCCGGGGTGGCGGTATCCCCTTGAGGTCATCAAAATAGCGGAATGA
- a CDS encoding ABC transporter permease, with protein MQIWAFRDLLRRPFESLLLGITLTLTVAILGTLLLFPRALHDTLNTLLTSTPSIVLRRLDPTGFCPLPVQSSVQAAENVIGVVSVRPRIWGLVSGPQGPLTMVGILDDRLPEALAGQVTRLPGPGEVIIGFGVLAGQSADTLQLEGKISRQYQIIDRLPQGTSLFTHDLVLMNPEDAGQLIGLDRGYACDLAIDVFHESEQGAILSDLTAAFAWPVACVTRLQSQGLSAGRLNRLRTLVAIAVIPAVLALCLLVAVNTRKSMGRQSDLGIMKAMGWTTGDIVWFQMYRELFVCLPSAAAGICLAFVLVYGPGAGLLADFFLGWTTLPPSLYLEPTGAATVVLEVTALMLVPVIVSAFLPALKGATADVHDMINDAGSR; from the coding sequence ATGCAGATCTGGGCCTTCAGGGATCTTTTGCGGCGGCCCTTTGAATCCCTTCTCCTTGGCATCACCTTGACATTGACGGTTGCAATCCTGGGAACCCTGCTGCTGTTTCCCCGGGCCCTGCACGATACCCTGAACACCCTGTTAACGTCCACGCCTTCCATTGTCCTGAGACGCCTTGATCCCACAGGCTTTTGTCCCCTGCCGGTTCAGTCGTCGGTACAGGCTGCAGAAAATGTTATCGGGGTTGTTTCTGTCAGGCCTAGAATATGGGGCCTGGTCAGCGGCCCCCAGGGACCGTTGACCATGGTGGGCATATTAGATGACCGACTGCCCGAAGCCCTTGCCGGCCAGGTGACCCGGTTGCCGGGCCCGGGTGAGGTGATCATCGGGTTCGGGGTTTTGGCCGGTCAATCTGCCGACACCCTTCAACTGGAAGGGAAAATCAGCCGACAATACCAGATCATTGACCGGCTGCCTCAAGGAACCAGCCTGTTTACCCACGACCTGGTACTGATGAATCCCGAAGATGCCGGGCAGCTCATCGGTCTTGACCGGGGTTATGCCTGTGATCTGGCCATTGACGTTTTCCATGAGAGTGAGCAGGGTGCCATATTGTCAGACCTGACCGCTGCCTTTGCCTGGCCCGTGGCATGTGTCACAAGGCTCCAGAGCCAGGGGCTTAGTGCCGGCCGTTTGAATCGCCTCAGAACCCTGGTGGCCATCGCCGTGATTCCTGCGGTGCTGGCCCTGTGCCTTCTGGTTGCGGTAAACACCCGGAAATCAATGGGCCGGCAATCGGACCTTGGCATTATGAAGGCAATGGGCTGGACCACCGGCGACATTGTCTGGTTTCAAATGTATCGGGAATTATTTGTCTGCCTGCCTTCGGCCGCTGCCGGCATCTGTCTGGCCTTTGTTCTGGTTTACGGGCCCGGCGCAGGATTGCTGGCGGATTTTTTCCTTGGCTGGACCACCCTGCCTCCCTCCCTTTACCTGGAACCCACCGGAGCTGCCACCGTTGTGCTGGAAGTGACCGCCCTGATGCTGGTACCGGTGATTGTGTCTGCTTTTTTGCCGGCATTAAAGGGCGCCACCGCCGATGTCCATGATATGATCAACGATGCAGGCAGCCGATGA
- a CDS encoding sulfite exporter TauE/SafE family protein: MSLFLLGLSGTGHCLGMCGPLVLAFPGKSGKFDSHLCYHAGRIFTYTVIGVLMGSLGLALAKLVSVTGLDYLATLARIQLVFSLLAGIFLAIFGLGQLGILGQSEWLIISNPQIIPGYRFIVRSAFKRSDRWLMVVTGMFMGFIPCGLSFAAFSRALAASRPMEGGAFLFAFGLGTLPGLLLLGTGASVMARRYRRHFDLLSGMLMIGMAASLILDGVAALF; encoded by the coding sequence TTGTCCTTATTTCTTCTGGGCCTGTCCGGAACCGGCCATTGCCTTGGCATGTGTGGTCCCCTTGTACTTGCCTTTCCCGGAAAGTCCGGAAAATTTGATTCCCATCTATGTTACCACGCCGGCCGGATTTTCACCTACACGGTCATTGGTGTCCTCATGGGAAGTCTTGGCCTGGCACTGGCAAAGCTTGTCTCGGTTACAGGACTTGACTACCTGGCAACCCTGGCCCGCATCCAATTGGTCTTTTCTTTGCTGGCAGGCATTTTTCTGGCGATCTTTGGCCTTGGCCAGCTGGGCATCCTGGGTCAGTCTGAATGGCTGATCATATCAAATCCCCAGATCATACCCGGTTACCGCTTTATTGTACGTTCGGCCTTTAAACGATCCGACCGCTGGTTAATGGTGGTTACCGGGATGTTCATGGGCTTCATACCCTGCGGCCTTTCCTTTGCAGCCTTTTCAAGGGCATTGGCTGCCAGCCGGCCAATGGAGGGCGGCGCGTTTCTTTTTGCCTTTGGCCTGGGCACACTTCCGGGTCTGCTGCTGCTGGGTACGGGGGCCTCGGTCATGGCCCGCCGCTATCGTCGGCACTTTGATCTTCTTTCGGGCATGCTCATGATCGGCATGGCCGCATCCCTCATCCTGGACGGGGTTGCAGCCCTATTTTAA
- a CDS encoding TIGR01777 family oxidoreductase, producing the protein MNILITGGTGFIGSALCSRLVEDQHHLVVVSRHPERIKPPVQGIDSLANLDMVFDAVINLAGEPIVNKRWTDQQKQRILSSRLDTTQALIDYFARIETKPHVFISGSAIGYYGTGRTNDPIDETGAGDDSFSSQICRQWEAIALKAEPMGIRTCLLRTGVVLGNGGALAKMLTPFKLGAGGRMGSGTQWMSWIHIRDLIGIILYCIEHDGIQGPVNGTAPGPVTNQQFTKALGRVLNRPTIFPMPAAAIKLLMGQMGEELLLAGKKILPRKIQDAGYAFLFEDLEEALADVV; encoded by the coding sequence ATGAACATACTCATTACCGGCGGCACCGGATTTATCGGCTCAGCCCTTTGTTCCCGGCTGGTGGAAGATCAGCATCACCTGGTGGTGGTGAGCCGGCACCCTGAACGAATAAAACCGCCCGTCCAGGGGATTGATTCCCTGGCCAACCTGGATATGGTTTTTGATGCCGTGATCAACCTGGCCGGTGAACCCATTGTAAATAAACGGTGGACCGATCAACAGAAACAACGCATCCTCAGCAGCCGCCTGGACACCACCCAGGCCCTGATCGACTACTTTGCCAGGATAGAGACAAAACCCCACGTGTTCATCAGCGGCTCAGCCATTGGGTATTATGGGACGGGCAGAACCAACGATCCCATTGACGAAACAGGGGCCGGTGACGACAGCTTTTCCAGCCAGATCTGCCGACAATGGGAAGCCATTGCGCTCAAGGCAGAGCCGATGGGCATTCGGACCTGTTTATTGCGGACGGGTGTTGTCCTTGGAAACGGCGGGGCCTTGGCCAAGATGTTAACCCCGTTTAAACTGGGCGCCGGGGGACGCATGGGCTCGGGGACCCAATGGATGTCCTGGATTCATATCCGTGATTTGATCGGCATTATTCTCTATTGTATTGAACACGACGGCATTCAGGGCCCGGTTAACGGCACCGCCCCCGGCCCTGTAACCAACCAGCAGTTCACAAAGGCATTGGGCCGGGTGCTGAACCGGCCGACTATTTTCCCAATGCCGGCGGCAGCCATCAAGCTGTTGATGGGGCAGATGGGCGAAGAACTGCTGCTGGCCGGGAAAAAGATCCTGCCCCGGAAAATCCAGGATGCAGGGTATGCGTTCCTGTTTGAGGACCTGGAGGAAGCCCTGGCTGATGTTGTATAG
- a CDS encoding nitrous oxide reductase accessory protein NosL, with protein MLKHFTKRAKGTRAILFAVVLVLLWVGVAAASDGKHPKAGLKPLDENRQMQVSHGDHCPVCGMNSIQYPKFNCAIQLKNTDTYYFCSVGCMIRSWMHPEIYLGTPGDMLERPIVREYFSGRQMDARDTIFVYGSDVIGPMGPALVPVLDERHLKVFKKRHGGKTQVLLEDLNDAKWYEMTGRKMAE; from the coding sequence TTGTTAAAGCATTTTACTAAACGAGCAAAGGGTACCAGGGCAATTTTATTTGCAGTTGTCCTGGTGCTGCTGTGGGTGGGGGTGGCTGCGGCTTCCGACGGAAAACATCCCAAAGCCGGCCTCAAGCCCCTGGACGAAAACAGGCAGATGCAGGTAAGCCACGGGGACCATTGCCCGGTTTGTGGAATGAATTCGATCCAGTACCCGAAATTTAATTGTGCCATCCAGTTGAAAAACACGGACACTTATTATTTCTGCAGTGTCGGCTGCATGATTCGGTCCTGGATGCACCCTGAAATATACCTGGGAACGCCAGGGGATATGCTTGAACGACCCATTGTCAGGGAATACTTTTCCGGCCGGCAGATGGACGCCCGTGACACGATCTTTGTATATGGGTCGGATGTCATTGGCCCCATGGGACCCGCCCTTGTGCCCGTTCTGGATGAACGTCACCTCAAGGTGTTTAAAAAACGCCATGGCGGTAAAACCCAGGTGCTGTTAGAGGATCTCAATGATGCCAAATGGTATGAAATGACCGGCAGGAAAATGGCTGAATAA
- a CDS encoding sugar phosphate isomerase/epimerase family protein, whose amino-acid sequence MVFSYSSNAFVEYSLADAVKMIAQTGFKGVEIMCDRPHLYPPDANPQDLETFKQLLETLDLTITNLNCFTLFAVGNTWLPSWIEPDESRRRERIDHTLNCLDIAHFLGSPCISVPPGGPPVEMGRDASLKLFRQGLEQVIPKAENLGVTILIEPEPDLLIENSRQMSSFIKDFSSPNLGVNFDVGHFYCVNEAPEVALETLFDKIGHIHIEDIAPTRKHHHLIPGLGAIDYDAFFKRLRELNYNKDICLELYTYTEAPCEAGVKSIETLKPVMEKYGFPV is encoded by the coding sequence ATGGTATTTTCTTACAGCTCCAATGCGTTTGTTGAATATTCCCTCGCTGATGCGGTTAAAATGATCGCCCAGACAGGATTTAAGGGAGTGGAGATCATGTGCGACAGACCCCACCTCTATCCCCCGGATGCCAATCCCCAGGATCTTGAAACGTTCAAGCAATTACTCGAAACGCTGGACTTGACGATTACCAATCTTAATTGTTTCACTCTTTTTGCCGTGGGCAATACCTGGCTGCCGTCCTGGATAGAGCCGGATGAATCAAGGCGCCGGGAAAGAATTGACCATACACTGAACTGCCTGGATATTGCCCATTTCCTGGGAAGCCCGTGCATCTCGGTACCCCCTGGCGGGCCGCCGGTTGAAATGGGCCGGGACGCATCATTAAAACTGTTTCGCCAGGGCCTTGAACAGGTAATCCCCAAGGCAGAGAATCTGGGTGTAACCATCCTGATTGAGCCCGAACCCGATCTTTTAATTGAAAACAGCCGTCAGATGAGTTCGTTTATCAAGGATTTTTCATCCCCAAACCTGGGGGTCAACTTTGATGTGGGGCATTTTTACTGTGTGAATGAGGCACCGGAAGTTGCCCTTGAAACCCTGTTTGATAAAATCGGCCATATCCACATTGAAGATATTGCGCCCACACGGAAACACCACCATCTCATTCCCGGCCTGGGTGCCATAGACTATGACGCGTTTTTTAAACGGCTCAGGGAACTCAATTACAACAAAGATATCTGTCTTGAACTTTACACCTACACCGAAGCGCCCTGCGAAGCCGGGGTGAAAAGTATTGAGACGTTAAAACCTGTAATGGAAAAATATGGATTCCCGGTTTAA
- the ubiG gene encoding bifunctional 2-polyprenyl-6-hydroxyphenol methylase/3-demethylubiquinol 3-O-methyltransferase UbiG produces the protein MTNNISLSEIEKFDDFATDWWDANGRMKSLHDINPLRLEYIMQQTDLTGKRVLDVGCGGGILTEKIAQQAGATIGIDASAEMTAIARTHAKQSNLDILYIDTDIEHLTRFTQTGFDVILCMELLEHVPSYASVIAACKKALNPGGIVIFATINRNLMSFVLAVVCAEYVLGLLPKGTHDWASLIKPEELKQACSEAGLKQKNITGFSYNPITRNYYLCKNTMVNYLASFTAV, from the coding sequence ATGACAAACAATATCTCTTTGAGTGAAATTGAAAAATTCGATGATTTTGCAACTGACTGGTGGGATGCCAACGGCAGGATGAAATCCCTCCATGATATCAATCCCCTGAGGCTTGAATACATCATGCAGCAAACAGATCTTACGGGGAAACGGGTGCTGGATGTGGGGTGCGGCGGCGGGATACTCACCGAAAAAATTGCCCAGCAGGCTGGGGCCACCATCGGCATTGACGCATCCGCCGAGATGACGGCCATTGCCCGGACCCACGCCAAACAGTCAAACCTTGATATCCTGTATATTGACACGGACATCGAACATCTCACCCGGTTCACCCAGACCGGTTTTGACGTCATTCTCTGCATGGAATTGTTGGAGCATGTGCCAAGCTATGCGTCGGTCATTGCTGCATGCAAAAAGGCCTTGAACCCCGGGGGGATCGTTATTTTTGCAACCATCAACCGAAACCTGATGTCCTTTGTTCTGGCTGTGGTGTGTGCGGAATATGTTCTGGGGCTTCTGCCGAAAGGAACCCATGACTGGGCATCATTGATCAAGCCTGAAGAACTGAAACAGGCCTGTTCTGAGGCAGGATTAAAACAGAAGAATATCACCGGGTTTTCATACAACCCCATTACCCGGAATTACTATTTGTGCAAAAATACCATGGTCAACTACCTGGCAAGTTTCACCGCTGTGTGA
- a CDS encoding 3-dehydroquinate synthase has product MINNIPFPQGHTQATVVPLKFDQAYHYPVCFTRDVFSITNPVLINTLAVKNQAQPRKIMVMIDDGVTRRNPQLLNDISLWFEHHRDRVCLAWEPVVFPGGEQVKNAWDHVHRATKAMDDSGIDRHGVVIALGGGALLDMVGFSASMFHRGIQLVRLPTTTLAQNDAGIGVKNGINQYGKKNCLGTFYLPVAVINDYRFLETLPFDHFIGGVAEAFKIALIRDRSFFLFLEKNSALLKQRDPKAIEETIERCARLHIEHIAHSGDAFETGSSRPLDYGHWSAHKLEMLSGFAMGHGQAVSIGIALDSYYACQQSLIARAELDRIITALINCGLPVWSPYLETTDSSGHLEIENGLEEFRLHLGGRLTFTMPDGIGQKCERHAMDFDIIRQGVAFLKNTYSDAGSNRPITRAVTQR; this is encoded by the coding sequence ATGATCAATAACATACCGTTTCCACAAGGCCATACCCAAGCGACCGTCGTCCCCCTGAAATTTGATCAGGCGTATCATTACCCGGTCTGTTTTACCCGGGATGTGTTCAGCATCACAAATCCTGTGCTGATCAATACCCTTGCCGTCAAAAACCAGGCCCAGCCCAGGAAAATAATGGTGATGATCGATGACGGGGTGACCCGCCGGAACCCCCAGCTCTTGAATGATATATCCCTGTGGTTTGAACACCACAGGGACCGTGTCTGCCTGGCCTGGGAACCTGTGGTGTTTCCCGGCGGTGAACAGGTGAAAAACGCCTGGGACCATGTGCACCGGGCAACAAAGGCCATGGACGATTCCGGCATAGACCGGCACGGCGTGGTCATTGCCCTGGGCGGGGGCGCCCTCCTGGACATGGTCGGGTTCAGCGCTTCCATGTTCCACAGGGGCATACAACTGGTCCGGCTTCCCACCACAACCCTGGCCCAGAACGATGCCGGCATCGGGGTTAAAAACGGGATAAACCAGTATGGCAAAAAAAATTGTCTCGGCACCTTTTATCTGCCTGTGGCAGTGATCAATGATTATCGCTTCCTTGAGACCCTGCCGTTTGACCATTTCATCGGGGGGGTGGCCGAAGCCTTTAAAATTGCTCTGATCCGGGACCGGTCGTTTTTTCTATTTCTTGAGAAAAACAGCGCACTCCTGAAACAAAGGGACCCAAAGGCAATAGAAGAAACCATTGAACGTTGCGCCCGGCTTCACATTGAGCATATCGCCCACAGCGGTGACGCCTTTGAAACAGGGTCATCCCGGCCCCTTGATTATGGACACTGGTCTGCCCACAAACTTGAAATGCTGTCCGGGTTTGCCATGGGGCACGGCCAGGCCGTTTCAATCGGCATTGCCCTGGATTCCTATTATGCATGCCAGCAGTCCCTGATCGCCCGGGCCGAGCTGGATCGTATCATCACAGCCCTGATCAACTGCGGTCTCCCGGTCTGGAGCCCCTATCTGGAGACCACGGACAGTTCAGGCCATCTTGAAATAGAAAACGGACTTGAGGAATTCCGGCTGCACCTGGGGGGAAGGTTGACCTTTACCATGCCCGATGGCATCGGGCAGAAATGTGAGCGCCATGCAATGGATTTTGACATTATCAGGCAGGGGGTTGCATTTCTCAAGAACACTTACAGTGATGCAGGATCGAACCGCCCGATCACCCGAGCGGTCACACAGCGGTGA
- the cydB gene encoding cytochrome d ubiquinol oxidase subunit II produces the protein MFSFQGFIDLPLVWYALIATAVFLYVLLDGFDLGLGILFPFAPSEKCQDRMMTSIAPFWDGNETWLVMGGGGLFAAFPLAYAILMPAFYIPIILMLLGLILRGVSFEFRFKAHDRSKKRWGYVFHLGSLVATMTQGMILGAFVQGISVTGRSFSGGPFDWLNAFSVMTGVALVAGYALLGATWLIMKTEDVTQAWARKCTGYLFWHVAFFMGLVSLCMPIMDPRIRELWFSLPHFAYLGIMPISCIILFWLLWRDLRHQNEYRPFFLIQGIFLMNYIGIGISTWPWLVPYQVTFSQAAAAPESQSLLLVGAVIMLPVVLAYTGYCYWLFRGKSSHESAY, from the coding sequence ATGTTTAGTTTTCAAGGATTCATTGATCTGCCCCTTGTCTGGTATGCATTGATCGCTACGGCTGTTTTCCTGTATGTGCTGCTGGACGGCTTTGACCTGGGGCTCGGCATCCTGTTTCCCTTTGCCCCGTCTGAAAAATGCCAGGACCGCATGATGACATCCATTGCACCGTTCTGGGACGGAAATGAAACCTGGCTGGTGATGGGCGGCGGCGGACTTTTTGCCGCCTTTCCCCTGGCCTATGCCATTTTGATGCCGGCGTTCTATATTCCCATCATCCTGATGCTCCTGGGTCTGATTTTAAGGGGAGTCTCCTTTGAATTCAGGTTCAAGGCCCACGACCGGTCCAAGAAACGCTGGGGCTACGTGTTCCATCTGGGATCACTGGTTGCCACCATGACCCAGGGAATGATCCTGGGCGCCTTTGTCCAGGGGATCAGCGTCACCGGAAGATCCTTCAGCGGCGGGCCCTTTGACTGGCTCAACGCCTTCAGTGTCATGACAGGGGTGGCCCTGGTGGCCGGTTATGCCCTCCTGGGGGCGACCTGGCTGATCATGAAAACCGAAGATGTAACCCAGGCCTGGGCCCGCAAGTGCACCGGTTATCTGTTCTGGCATGTGGCCTTTTTCATGGGACTGGTAAGCCTTTGCATGCCCATCATGGATCCGAGGATCCGGGAATTGTGGTTCAGTCTGCCCCATTTTGCTTATCTCGGGATCATGCCGATCTCGTGCATAATCCTGTTCTGGTTATTGTGGCGGGATCTTCGCCACCAGAATGAATACCGGCCCTTTTTCCTGATCCAGGGGATTTTCCTGATGAACTACATCGGCATCGGCATCAGTACCTGGCCCTGGCTGGTACCCTACCAGGTGACCTTCAGCCAGGCCGCGGCCGCACCGGAATCACAGTCCCTCCTGCTGGTGGGGGCGGTGATCATGCTGCCGGTTGTGCTGGCCTATACCGGCTATTGTTACTGGTTATTCCGGGGCAAGAGTTCCCATGAAAGCGCCTACTGA
- a CDS encoding cytochrome ubiquinol oxidase subunit I, giving the protein MILHLDPALLARLQFAFTISFHILFPAFTIGLASWLAVVEWRWLKTGDETYRDVYQMWVKIFAVTFGMGVVSGVVLSYQFGTNWSVFSDKVGNVLGPLLGFEVLTAFFLEASFLGIMLFGWNRVSPKMHFAATVTVASGTLVSAFWILSANSWMQTPQGFMIGDDGLYYPTNWLAIIFNSSFPYRMVHMVVAAYLTTAFAVSGVGAFYLFRKKFTRQAKVMFAMAMLMAVFVAPLQLLFGDLHGLNTFKEQPVKVAAMEGLWETQKGAPLVLFGWPDEGLETTRFAIEIPKISSLILTHSLDGEVRGLKEWPADRRPPVAPVFWSFRIMVGVGMMMILTGVFAVFLYWKKRLFDSPWFLRWCMAMTPAGFVAVLSGWFVTEIGRQPYIVFNSLLTAESISPVAGIHVGLSLVAFMIIYGLVFGAGIYYIVRLVAKGPVPEADTPYGGHGITKPPIVSDAVKASGGDHV; this is encoded by the coding sequence ATGATACTTCACTTGGACCCAGCCCTGCTGGCAAGACTTCAGTTTGCTTTTACCATATCGTTTCACATCCTGTTTCCCGCGTTCACCATAGGGCTTGCAAGCTGGCTTGCCGTGGTGGAATGGCGCTGGCTTAAAACCGGCGATGAGACATACAGGGATGTCTACCAGATGTGGGTGAAGATATTTGCCGTGACCTTTGGCATGGGGGTTGTGTCCGGGGTGGTGCTCTCCTACCAGTTCGGCACCAACTGGTCGGTTTTTTCCGACAAGGTCGGCAATGTTCTGGGCCCCCTTCTGGGGTTTGAAGTGCTGACCGCCTTTTTCCTGGAAGCCTCTTTTCTGGGAATCATGCTGTTTGGGTGGAACCGGGTCAGTCCCAAAATGCATTTTGCCGCCACGGTGACGGTGGCCTCAGGCACCCTGGTCTCTGCCTTCTGGATCCTGTCAGCCAATTCCTGGATGCAGACCCCCCAGGGGTTTATGATAGGCGATGACGGCCTGTATTATCCCACCAACTGGCTGGCCATTATTTTTAATTCCTCGTTTCCCTATCGCATGGTCCATATGGTCGTTGCGGCATACCTGACAACGGCCTTTGCCGTGAGCGGGGTGGGCGCCTTTTATCTGTTTCGCAAAAAATTCACCCGCCAGGCAAAGGTCATGTTTGCCATGGCCATGCTCATGGCCGTGTTTGTTGCACCGCTCCAGCTGCTGTTCGGCGATCTCCACGGCTTGAATACGTTCAAGGAACAGCCGGTCAAGGTGGCTGCCATGGAAGGGCTGTGGGAGACCCAGAAAGGTGCGCCCCTGGTGTTGTTTGGCTGGCCGGATGAAGGTCTGGAAACCACACGGTTTGCCATTGAAATCCCTAAAATATCCAGTCTTATTCTCACCCATAGCCTGGACGGAGAAGTCCGGGGTTTGAAAGAGTGGCCAGCGGACCGTCGACCGCCGGTTGCCCCGGTTTTCTGGTCGTTCCGGATCATGGTGGGGGTGGGCATGATGATGATTCTCACCGGGGTGTTTGCCGTTTTTCTGTATTGGAAAAAGCGCCTGTTTGATTCGCCCTGGTTTCTTCGCTGGTGCATGGCCATGACGCCGGCCGGGTTCGTTGCGGTCCTGTCCGGATGGTTTGTAACGGAAATCGGGCGCCAGCCGTATATCGTGTTTAATTCGCTTTTAACCGCTGAATCCATATCCCCGGTGGCCGGTATCCATGTGGGGCTTTCCCTGGTTGCCTTTATGATCATCTATGGTTTAGTGTTTGGTGCCGGCATTTATTATATCGTCCGCCTTGTGGCAAAAGGGCCGGTGCCTGAAGCAGACACCCCCTACGGCGGCCATGGGATTACAAAGCCCCCCATTGTTTCGGATGCTGTAAAGGCATCAGGAGGAGACCATGTTTAG